One region of Oryza sativa Japonica Group chromosome 5, ASM3414082v1 genomic DNA includes:
- the LOC4338884 gene encoding uncharacterized protein At5g49945: MATASSIRPPRAALVLLLLALSFSLTLAAHFEGFGSDDLHSAHADAASADDEDDEGLDVELPPPPRISLSTSTPSPPVTTTTTTTSAPNPNPDPNPTLTPPNPTPTLDLWDEDEFEGIPVPEAASSDESSTPAEAAPSDPAADAAAEAAPAPPRRPAELLRAYTVEIACVSFLICFLLNYFTGKRQNEAIALAWATRFATRDSIFDKNFSLLGTGDGKDTPLLMKEGQDVFKFYASGRRYCQGMLATMEMRARHDLLSKLVELVFPRKDTITFEVVMNEEAMDHVMLAVARKKAAKTMQKEERDLQKFAGVLTSAPAGRRWVADELAVVAESKEVAGDMITEAVLDQVLGDKAFEKFGKWFISLHFSDQLAGSYKKVLSFKFVLPDASNMAEMTRLVALVPYYIDLVGRYKLSNHARSKTEAARTKASQEAFREQQGLRQEALQRKKAEKKKLMEEAEAKLSAEALRKKEEKERARQMKKSMPKVKMLRS, encoded by the exons atggcgacggcgagctcgatcCGGCCGCCACGCGCGGCGCTAGTCCTCCTCCTGCTCGCGCTGTCCTTCTCCCTCACCCTCGCCGCCCACTTCGAGGGCTTTGGCTCCGACGACCTCCACTCCGCCCACGCCGACGCGGCCTCGGcagacgacgaagacgacgagggGCTCGACgtcgagctcccgccgccgccgcgcatctCCCTCTCCACTTCAACTCCTTCCCCTcccgtcaccaccaccaccaccaccacctccgctccaaaccctaaccccgaTCCCAACCCGACGCTGACCCCGCCGAACCCCACCCCGACGCTCGATCTCTGGGACGAGGACGAGTTCGAGGGCATCCCTGTCCCGGAAGCGGCCTCCTCCGACGAATCCTCCACGCCGGCGGAAGCCGCCCCGTCAGATCCCGCGGCCGATGccgcggccgaggcggcgccAGCCCCGCCCCGGCGGCCCGCGGAGCTGCTCCGCGCGTACACCGTCGAGATCGCGTGCGTCAGCTTCCTGATCTGCTTCCTGCTCAACTACTTCACCGGGAAGCGGCAGAACGAGGCGATCGCGCTCGCCTGGGCCACCAGGTTCGCCACCAGGGACTCCATCTTCGACAAGAACTTCAGCCTCCTCGgcaccggcgacggcaaggACACGCCGCTCCTGATGAAGGAAGGGCAGGACGTGTTCAAGTTCTACGCGAGCGGGAGGCGGTACTGCCAGGGGATGCTCGCCACCATGGAGATGCGCGCGCGGCACGACCTGCTGTCCAAGCTGGTGGAGCTGGTGTTCCCCAGGAAGGACACCATCACGTTCGAGGTGGTGATGAACGAGGAAGCCATGGACCACGTCATGTTGGCCGtggcgaggaagaaggcggcCAAGACGATGcagaaggaggagagggatcTGCAGAAATTTGCCGGGGTTCTGACCTCGGCACCCGCCGGGAGGAGATGGGTTGCGGATGAGCTTGCGGTAGTGGCCGAGTCAAAGGAGGTTGCTGGGGATATGATTACTGAAGCCGTGCTGGACCAG GTCCTTGGTGACAAAGCTTTTGAGAAATTTGGGAAATGGTTCATCTCACTTCATTTTTCAGATCAACTGGCAGGCTCTTACAAGAAAGTCCTTTCTTTCAAGTTTGTACTGCCAGATGCAAGCAACATGGCTGAGATGACAAGATTAGTTGCTCTCGTGCCATACTACATTGATTTGGTGGGGCGTTACAAGCTCAGCAACCAT GCTCGTTCCAAAACTGAAGCTGCAAGAACAAAAGCTTCCCAGGAGGCTTTCAGGGAGCAACAGGGTCTAAGGCAGGAAGCCCTTCAAAGGAAGAAGGCTGAGAAGAAAAAACTTATGGAAGAGGCAGAGGCCAAATTGAGCGCCGAGGCACTCCGcaagaaagaggaaaaagaaagggcTCGTCAGATGAAGAAGTCCATGCCCAAAGTTAAAATGCTCCGTTCCTAG
- the LOC4338885 gene encoding uncharacterized protein has product MEEAQAAVMAHLDQVSGLVQALSAELRRGIGPAADSLLAFVRAVDWTEPWLICLMVFHATLLLTAVGLRRNANFQLFMLFLAYSGVYLAEKINSYMAEHWKSIATRNYFDRAGVFVSVVWSGPLIFISMVIVVSSLITLCRLMVKWKRAELRHRAQLARDKQD; this is encoded by the exons ATGGAGGAGGCGCAGGCCGCCGTGATGGCGCACCTGGACCAGGTCTCGGGCCTCGTCCAGGCGCTCtccgccgagctccgccgcgggatcggccccgccgccgaCAGCCTTCTCGCCTTCGTCCGCGCCGTCGACTGGACG GAACCATGGCTGATTTGCTTGATGGTATTCCATGCGACTCTGTTGCTCACGGCCGTCGGGTTGAGGAGGAATGCCAATTTCCAGCTCTTCATGCTGTTTCTTGCCT ATTCAGGAGTTTATCTTGCTGAAAAGATAAATAGCTATATGGCAGAGCACTGGAAGAGCATTGCCACACGAAATTACTTCGACCGCGCTGGAGTTTTTGTTTCTGTCGTCTGGTCGGGTCCCCTTATCTTCATATCTATGGTCATTGTG GTTAGCTCCCTTATTACATTATGTCGGTTGATGGTGAAATGGAAGAGAGCAGAACTAAGGCATCGGGCTCAGCTTGCTCGTGACAAACAGGATTGA
- the LOC4338886 gene encoding embryogenesis-associated protein EMB8, producing MGNAAAGDSAAELLLRAAALVPPAHYALAALLLACALLYRFLELHLIGDLLRGLRGGRVALTFHPASHVYHRVASKCRSLHGRYLATPWLASPHLQTLFLSISGRPPSFTYRRQLYTVRDGGTIALDWLLASDCEEEDVGFCDGVISRDDSTPLVVVIPGLTSDSTAAYVKHLVFSMASKGWNVVVGNHRGLGGISITSDCFYNAGWTEDFREIVNYLHQKYPQAPLFAVGTSIGANILVKYLGEEGEGTPVAGAVSICSPWDLLVTNRFIQRKLVQRCYDKALAIGLKGYAKLHQPVLARLANWEDIRKSRSIREFDRHATCVVAKYETVDTFYRRCSSANYISNVSVPLLCISALDDPLCTREAIPWDECRANKNIVLATAPNGGHLAFFQGLTAGKLWWVGAVSEFLLALHDSPCMHRQKAQEHSLHTSLESSIDKSPYVNFMEDGMVTAVTNDDANNSDSDNPISNEMELRNGMVGVQQDGIATEIQNECDGNRSQENVTPAQGPVGSQEQPKQNIDKIQDAIAPVKISINQLIRSQGRSVWLLTYIAFVTSWPFLGALGFILFRKKFRNSLPAKRL from the exons ATGGGaaacgcggccgccggcgattcGGCCGCCGAGCTGCTGCtccgcgcggcggcgctggtgccgCCGGCGCACTacgccctcgccgccctcctcctcgcctgcgCCTTACTGTACCGCTTCCTCGAGCTCCACCTCATCGGCGACCTCCTCCGCGGCCTCCGCGGGGGCCGCGTCGCGCTCACCTTCCACCCCGCCTCCCACGTCTACCACCGCGTCGCATCCAAGTGCCGCTCCCTCCATGGCAG GTACTTGGCGACGCCGTGGCTTGCGAGCCCTCATTTGCAGACACTGTTCCTGAGCATCTCTGGGAGACCCCCTTCGTTCACGTATAGGAG GCAGCTGTACACAGTTCGCGATGGTGGGACCATTGCTTTGGATTGGTTACTAGCCTCTGATTGTGAAG AAGAAGATGTTGGTTTTTGTGATGGAGTTATCTCTAGGGATGATTCGACGCCTCTTGTTGTTGTGATACCTGGATTAACTAGTGATTCTACTGCTGCT TATGTGAAGCACTTGGTCTTTTCTATGGCAAGCAAAGGGTGGAATGTTGTTGTAGGCAATCATAGGGGTCTGGGTGGCATCTCCATAACT TCTGATTGCTTCTACAATGCTGGATGGACAGAAGATTTCCGTGAGATTGTCAATTACCTTCATCAGAAGTATCCACAGGCTCCATTATTTGCTGTTGGGACAAGCATAGGTGCCAATATTCTG GTTAAGTATCTCGGAGAAGAAGGTGAGGGTACCCCTGTGGCTGGTGCTGTATCTATTTGCTCACCCTGGGATCTGCTG GTGACCAACAGATTTATTCAGCGCAAGCTTGTGCAACGATGTTATGACAAAGCTCTTGCAATTGGTCTGAAAGGATATGCAAAACT ACACCAACCCGTCTTGGCAAGACTTGCTAACTGGGAAGATATTAGAAAG TCACGATCTATCAGGGAATTCGACCGTCATGCCACTTGTGTGGTTGCAAAATATGAG ACAGTGGACACATTCTACCGTCGGTGCAGCAGTGCAAATTACATTAGTAATGTGTCAGTGCCCCTGCTTTGTATCAGTGCTCTTGATGACCCACTTTGCACAAGGGAGGCCATTCCCTGGGACGAATGCAG GGCAAACAAAAACATTGTTTTGGCAACTGCACCTAACGGTGGCCATCTTGCCTTTTTTCAAGGGCTAACTGCTGGAAAGCTGTG GTGGGTGGGAGCTGTTTCTGAGTTTCTACTTGCTCTACATGATAGCCCCTGCATGCATCGGCAAAAG GCACAAGAACACAGCTTGCACACTTCGTTGGAATCATCCATTGATAAAAGCCCATATGTGAATTTCATGGAAGATGGGATGGTAACTGCGGTGACAAATGATGATGCCAACAATAGTGACTCAGATAATCCTATTTCCAATGAAATGGAACTCCGCAATGGCATGGTTGGTGTGCAACAGGATGGAATCGCCACAGAAATACAGAATGAGTGTGACGGTAATAGGTCACAAGAGAATGTGACGCCAGCCCAAGGTCCTGTAGGATCACAGGAACAGCCAAAACAAAACATAGATAAAATCCAGGATGCTATTGCTCCTGTAAAGATATCCATTAATCAGCTCATTCGATCGCAGGGGAGATCTGTTTGGTTGCTTACTTACATTGCTTTTGTAACATCTTGGCCTTTCCTTGGTGCCCTGGGTTTTATCTTGTTTAGGAAAAAGTTCAGGAATTCTTTGCCTGCTAAACGGTTATGA